In Mycobacterium gallinarum, a single window of DNA contains:
- a CDS encoding TetR/AcrR family transcriptional regulator, translating into MTETARPLRADAARNRARVLEVAYETFASEGLSVPIDEIARRAGVGAGTVYRHFPTKEDLFRAVVEDRIRGIIGEGRSLLTAGDPATALFEFLRSMVLKWGATDRGLSEALAGVGIDVEKAMPEAEGEFYAMLGDLLLAAQEAGVVRRDVSAPDVKAVMVGLQAMQTYDDEAAKRLTDVVLDGLRPR; encoded by the coding sequence GTGACCGAGACCGCCCGACCGTTGCGCGCGGACGCGGCCCGCAACCGCGCCCGGGTGCTCGAGGTCGCCTACGAGACCTTCGCGAGCGAGGGGCTTTCGGTGCCCATCGACGAGATCGCCCGGCGGGCGGGCGTCGGGGCGGGCACCGTCTACCGCCACTTCCCGACCAAGGAGGACCTGTTCCGGGCCGTCGTGGAGGACAGGATTCGGGGCATCATCGGCGAAGGCCGCAGTCTGCTGACGGCCGGAGACCCAGCGACTGCGCTGTTCGAATTCCTGCGGTCGATGGTGTTGAAGTGGGGGGCGACCGATCGGGGCCTCAGCGAGGCGCTGGCGGGGGTCGGTATCGACGTCGAGAAGGCGATGCCCGAGGCGGAGGGCGAGTTTTACGCCATGCTCGGTGACCTGCTGCTTGCCGCCCAGGAGGCGGGTGTGGTGCGCCGTGATGTTTCGGCACCGGACGTCAAAGCGGTCATGGTCGGGCTGCAAGCCATGCAGACCTACGACGACGAGGCGGCGAAGCGGCTCACCGACGTCGTGCTGGACGGCCTTCGCCCGCGGTGA
- a CDS encoding SDR family NAD(P)-dependent oxidoreductase — translation MGLPSPSPATTAVVTGASSGIGADIARELATRGHGVTLVARREDRLRDLAAELSGTVRVEVIGCDVADPDARARLFDEVDSRGLTIDILVNNAGIGTIGAVQNSTVDDEIRQVRVNVEAVIDLSTRAVQQMVPRGRGAILNVGSTAGYHPFPGQAGYAGTKAFVKTYTEGLRGELAGTGVTVATLNPGPVRTKFLEAAGMDEEKFAAAFPKFLWMPSREVAKAGVGALEHDRGEVIAGVQNKLSTVLMQALPRQVLLKLLASQHPGLRRDRKSVG, via the coding sequence ATGGGACTCCCCTCGCCGTCACCGGCCACCACCGCCGTCGTCACCGGAGCATCGTCGGGTATCGGCGCCGATATCGCTCGCGAGCTCGCGACCCGTGGGCACGGTGTAACGCTGGTGGCCCGCCGCGAGGACCGGTTGCGGGATCTGGCCGCCGAACTGTCCGGCACCGTGCGCGTCGAGGTGATCGGGTGTGACGTCGCCGACCCCGATGCGCGGGCGAGGCTGTTCGACGAGGTCGATTCGCGTGGTCTCACCATCGACATCCTGGTGAACAACGCCGGCATCGGAACCATCGGCGCCGTCCAGAATTCGACGGTCGACGACGAGATCAGACAGGTACGCGTCAACGTCGAAGCCGTCATCGACCTGAGCACGCGGGCGGTGCAGCAGATGGTGCCGCGTGGTCGTGGCGCCATCCTCAATGTCGGCTCCACAGCCGGCTACCATCCGTTTCCCGGACAAGCCGGCTACGCGGGAACCAAAGCCTTCGTGAAGACCTACACCGAAGGCCTTCGCGGCGAGCTGGCGGGAACGGGCGTCACGGTGGCCACGCTAAATCCCGGACCTGTGCGCACCAAATTCCTCGAGGCGGCAGGCATGGACGAGGAGAAGTTCGCCGCGGCGTTCCCGAAGTTCTTGTGGATGCCGTCGCGCGAGGTCGCCAAGGCAGGTGTTGGCGCGCTCGAACACGACCGCGGCGAGGTGATCGCCGGCGTGCAGAACAAGCTGAGTACCGTTCTGATGCAGGCACTTCCGCGGCAGGTGTTGCTCAAGCTCCTCGCCAGCCAGCATCCGGGCCTGCGCCGCGACCGCAAATCAGTCGGCTGA
- the groL gene encoding chaperonin GroEL (60 kDa chaperone family; promotes refolding of misfolded polypeptides especially under stressful conditions; forms two stacked rings of heptamers to form a barrel-shaped 14mer; ends can be capped by GroES; misfolded proteins enter the barrel where they are refolded when GroES binds): MAKTIAYDEEARRGLERGLNSLADAVKVTLGPKGRNVVLEKKWGAPTITNDGVSIAKEIELEDPYEKIGAELVKEVAKKTDDVAGDGTTTATVLAQALVREGLRNVAAGANPLGLKRGIEKAVEKITETLLKSAKEVETKEQIAATAAISAGDVQIGELIAEAMDKVGNEGVITVEESNTFGLQLELTEGMRFDKGYISGYFVTDAERQEAVLEDPYILLVSSKVSTVKDLLPLLEKVIQSGKPLLIIAEDVEGEALSTLVVNKIRGTFKSVAVKAPGFGDRRKAMLQDIAILTGGQVISEEVGLSLETADVALLGQARKVVVTKDETTVIEGAGDSDAIAGRVAQIRAEIENSDSDYDREKLQERLAKLAGGVAVIKAGAATEVELKERKHRIEDAVRNAKAAVEEGIVAGGGVALLQSAPALDDLGLTGDEATGANIVRVALSAPLKQIAFNGGLEPGVVAEKVTNSPAGTGLNAATGEYEDLLKAGVADPVKVTRSALQNAASIAALFLTTEAVVADKPEKAAAPAGDPTGGMGGMDF; this comes from the coding sequence ATGGCCAAGACAATTGCGTATGACGAAGAGGCCCGTCGTGGCCTCGAGCGGGGCCTGAACAGCCTCGCCGACGCCGTAAAGGTGACGTTGGGACCCAAGGGCCGCAACGTCGTACTCGAGAAGAAGTGGGGCGCCCCCACGATCACCAACGATGGTGTGTCCATCGCCAAGGAGATCGAGCTGGAGGACCCCTACGAGAAGATCGGCGCTGAGCTGGTCAAAGAGGTCGCCAAGAAGACCGACGACGTCGCGGGCGACGGCACCACCACCGCCACCGTCCTGGCTCAGGCACTCGTTCGCGAGGGTCTGCGCAACGTCGCCGCCGGCGCCAACCCGCTCGGCCTGAAGCGCGGCATCGAGAAGGCCGTCGAGAAGATCACCGAGACGCTGCTCAAGTCGGCCAAAGAGGTCGAGACCAAGGAGCAGATCGCTGCCACCGCCGCCATCTCCGCCGGTGACGTCCAGATCGGTGAGCTGATCGCCGAGGCCATGGACAAGGTCGGCAACGAGGGTGTCATCACCGTCGAGGAGTCCAACACCTTCGGCCTGCAGCTGGAGCTCACCGAGGGCATGCGCTTCGACAAGGGCTACATCTCGGGCTACTTCGTCACCGACGCCGAGCGTCAGGAAGCGGTCCTCGAGGATCCGTACATCCTGCTCGTGTCGTCCAAGGTGTCGACGGTCAAGGACCTGCTTCCGCTGTTGGAGAAGGTCATCCAGTCCGGCAAGCCGCTGCTGATCATCGCCGAGGATGTCGAGGGCGAGGCCCTTTCCACCCTGGTGGTCAACAAGATCCGTGGCACCTTCAAGTCCGTCGCCGTCAAGGCCCCGGGCTTCGGTGACCGCCGCAAGGCCATGCTGCAGGACATCGCGATCCTGACCGGTGGCCAGGTCATCAGCGAAGAGGTCGGCCTCTCGCTGGAGACCGCTGACGTCGCGCTGCTTGGTCAGGCCCGCAAGGTCGTCGTGACCAAGGACGAGACCACGGTCATCGAGGGTGCCGGCGATTCCGACGCGATCGCGGGCCGCGTGGCCCAGATCCGTGCCGAGATCGAGAACAGCGACTCCGACTACGACCGCGAGAAGCTGCAGGAGCGCCTGGCCAAGCTGGCCGGCGGTGTTGCGGTGATCAAGGCCGGCGCTGCCACCGAGGTGGAGCTCAAGGAGCGCAAGCACCGCATCGAGGACGCCGTTCGCAACGCGAAGGCTGCCGTCGAGGAGGGCATCGTCGCCGGTGGTGGCGTGGCGCTGCTGCAGTCGGCTCCGGCGCTCGACGACCTCGGTCTCACGGGCGACGAGGCCACTGGTGCCAACATAGTCCGCGTGGCGCTGTCGGCTCCGCTGAAGCAGATCGCCTTCAACGGTGGGCTCGAGCCCGGCGTTGTCGCCGAGAAGGTCACCAACTCGCCCGCCGGCACCGGCTTGAATGCCGCCACCGGCGAGTACGAGGACCTGCTCAAGGCTGGCGTGGCCGACCCGGTCAAGGTGACGCGTTCGGCGCTGCAGAACGCGGCGTCCATCGCGGCGCTGTTCCTGACCACCGAGGCAGTCGTCGCCGACAAGCCGGAGAAGGCGGCCGCACCTGCGGGCGACCCGACCGGTGGCATGGGCGGCATGGACTTCTAA
- a CDS encoding carboxymuconolactone decarboxylase family protein — protein sequence MSRVAPVAPPWSDQDAAGINSWGHPDRTYEPLLLVRCLQRHPNLASRLRKLGESLYVDALLPPRVRTIAILRICALVGCEYEWGGQSAFWGPIAGVSDDECDALVTGVDPGWSESERILIGAVDELERTGSWSEETWNRLGDSLSDEQRLELLIAVGWYRTICTLCNGMALPIEAWMRRWPGSAD from the coding sequence GTGAGCAGAGTCGCTCCCGTCGCTCCGCCGTGGAGCGACCAGGATGCCGCGGGGATCAACAGCTGGGGCCATCCCGACCGCACCTATGAACCCCTGCTGTTGGTGCGCTGCCTTCAGCGGCACCCCAATCTGGCGTCGCGATTGCGCAAGCTCGGCGAATCCCTCTATGTCGACGCGCTTTTGCCTCCGCGGGTGCGCACGATCGCGATTCTGCGGATCTGCGCGCTGGTGGGTTGCGAGTACGAGTGGGGCGGGCAGTCCGCGTTCTGGGGCCCGATCGCAGGCGTCAGCGACGACGAATGCGACGCGCTGGTCACCGGTGTCGACCCCGGCTGGAGCGAGTCCGAGCGCATCCTGATCGGCGCCGTCGACGAACTGGAGCGCACGGGCTCGTGGTCCGAGGAGACGTGGAATCGCTTGGGCGACAGCCTCAGTGACGAGCAGCGTCTGGAATTGCTCATCGCCGTCGGCTGGTACCGAACGATCTGCACATTGTGCAACGGGATGGCGCTACCGATCGAGGCTTGGATGCGGCGGTGGCCGGGGTCAGCCGACTGA
- a CDS encoding BTAD domain-containing putative transcriptional regulator produces MPQRGPVFGLLGPLQMTVDDTVVPIGTPKQRAVLASLVMNRNRPVAADSLINAVWGEDAPAEARASLHAYVSNLRRLLGSVGVDGRSMLEKVSPGYRLNIDELSVDLGRFIRERNAGVQAATAGRFDKASSHYSNALAQWRGDVLEDLRAFDFVSVFATAMTDEKIATHIALAESEIACGRAKLITGELERLVAEHPFREPAWEQLMIAYYVSARQSDALDAYQRLKTVLADELGIDPSRALRDLHERILRQEPMDAKPPPDTTLAGTFISLANRTAINTGKERAQLRAATGECYPVKGVATRIGRRSDNDIALNDPRVSRHHAVIIDTGTSFVLIDARSANGVELDHKRIRGSAPLSDGCHVRIGESDFRFELSPR; encoded by the coding sequence ATGCCGCAGAGAGGCCCAGTGTTTGGTCTTCTCGGACCGTTGCAAATGACGGTCGACGACACCGTGGTGCCGATCGGCACGCCGAAACAGCGAGCGGTGCTGGCGTCGCTGGTGATGAACCGTAATCGGCCGGTGGCAGCGGATTCCCTGATCAACGCCGTCTGGGGTGAGGATGCCCCAGCCGAAGCGCGCGCGAGCCTGCACGCCTACGTGTCCAATCTGCGTCGGCTCCTCGGATCGGTCGGTGTGGACGGGCGGAGCATGCTCGAGAAGGTCTCGCCGGGATACCGGCTCAACATCGACGAGTTGAGCGTCGACCTGGGGAGGTTCATCCGCGAGCGGAACGCGGGCGTCCAGGCCGCGACGGCCGGCCGGTTCGACAAGGCGAGCAGTCACTATTCGAACGCGTTGGCCCAGTGGCGCGGTGACGTGCTCGAAGACCTGCGGGCTTTCGACTTCGTCTCGGTTTTCGCCACGGCCATGACCGACGAGAAGATCGCCACCCACATCGCCCTCGCCGAATCCGAGATCGCTTGCGGGCGCGCGAAGCTGATCACGGGGGAGCTGGAGCGGCTGGTCGCCGAACATCCCTTCCGCGAGCCGGCCTGGGAGCAGCTGATGATCGCGTACTACGTCTCGGCGCGACAGTCGGATGCCCTCGACGCGTATCAGCGCCTGAAGACCGTGCTGGCCGACGAGCTCGGAATCGACCCGAGCCGGGCGCTGCGCGACCTGCATGAGCGGATCCTGCGGCAGGAGCCGATGGACGCCAAACCCCCGCCCGACACCACACTCGCGGGTACGTTCATCAGCCTGGCCAACCGCACCGCCATCAACACCGGCAAGGAGCGTGCCCAACTGCGGGCGGCTACCGGTGAGTGCTATCCGGTGAAGGGTGTGGCCACCAGGATCGGGCGACGATCGGACAACGACATCGCCCTCAACGATCCGAGGGTCAGTCGCCACCACGCCGTGATCATCGACACGGGTACCAGTTTCGTGCTCATCGATGCGCGCTCGGCCAACGGCGTCGAGCTGGACCACAAGCGAATTCGCGGCAGCGCCCCGCTCAGTGACGGGTGCCATGTACGCATCGGCGAAAGCGATTTCCGCTTCGAGCTGTCGCCCCGGTAA
- a CDS encoding pyridoxamine 5'-phosphate oxidase family protein: MSVKVDLDKLADALAEFSFGYLITVGDDFRAHTVAVEPVLTDGVFEVGQMGSGTRRNAGEHPDVTVIWPPAAPGGYTLIVDGRAEVTDGGLTVTPTKAILHRRATSDSVATSPDGLHDCLPLKQ, encoded by the coding sequence ATGAGCGTCAAGGTGGATCTCGACAAACTCGCCGACGCGTTGGCGGAGTTCTCGTTCGGATACCTGATCACGGTCGGCGACGACTTCCGCGCGCACACCGTGGCCGTCGAACCGGTACTCACTGATGGCGTGTTCGAGGTGGGTCAGATGGGATCGGGCACGCGCCGCAACGCCGGCGAGCATCCCGACGTCACCGTCATCTGGCCGCCCGCCGCCCCCGGCGGCTACACATTGATCGTCGACGGCCGCGCCGAAGTAACCGACGGCGGACTCACCGTCACGCCCACCAAGGCGATTCTGCACCGCAGAGCCACGTCCGACTCCGTGGCGACGAGTCCCGACGGCCTGCACGACTGCCTGCCCTTGAAGCAATAG
- a CDS encoding SDR family NAD(P)-dependent oxidoreductase, with amino-acid sequence MSNWNTADIPDQTGRTAVITGANTGLGYETAAALAAKGAHVVLAVRNLDKGQEAVRRIEQATPAARVDLQQLDLTSLESIRAAAEQLKSTHDMLDLLINNAGVMFTPKSTTKDGFELQFGTNHLGHFAFTGLLLDRVLETPGSRIVTVSSVGHRFARNGIRFDDLQWEQSYNRYLAYGQSKLANLMFTYELQRRLAGTDTIAAAAHPGGSRTELTRNLPPLLGAASGLLEPLFQDAAMGALPTLRAATDPGVLGGQYFGPDGFAEQRGYPVVVASSRASHDVDAQRRLWAVSEELTSVESPVTPPLPR; translated from the coding sequence ATGTCCAATTGGAATACCGCCGATATCCCTGACCAGACTGGCCGCACGGCGGTGATCACGGGCGCCAACACCGGCCTGGGATACGAGACCGCCGCGGCGCTCGCCGCCAAGGGCGCGCACGTCGTGCTGGCCGTACGCAATCTCGACAAAGGGCAGGAAGCCGTCCGCCGCATCGAACAAGCCACCCCCGCCGCCCGCGTGGACCTGCAACAACTCGACCTGACGTCGCTGGAATCCATTCGTGCTGCCGCCGAACAACTCAAGTCCACCCACGACATGCTCGACTTGCTGATCAACAACGCCGGAGTGATGTTCACGCCGAAGTCGACGACCAAGGACGGCTTCGAATTGCAGTTCGGCACCAACCATCTGGGCCACTTCGCCTTCACCGGACTGCTCCTCGACCGGGTGCTCGAGACGCCCGGGTCGCGCATCGTCACGGTCAGCAGCGTGGGCCATCGCTTCGCCCGTAACGGCATCCGTTTCGATGACCTCCAGTGGGAGCAAAGCTACAACCGCTACCTCGCCTACGGGCAGTCGAAGCTGGCCAACCTGATGTTCACCTACGAACTGCAGCGGCGACTGGCCGGCACGGACACCATCGCCGCCGCCGCCCATCCCGGTGGATCGCGGACCGAGCTGACCCGCAATCTGCCACCACTGCTCGGCGCAGCGTCCGGCCTGCTGGAACCGCTATTCCAGGACGCCGCCATGGGCGCTCTTCCGACGCTGCGGGCAGCCACTGATCCCGGCGTGCTCGGCGGGCAGTATTTCGGCCCCGACGGCTTCGCCGAGCAGCGCGGCTACCCCGTGGTGGTGGCCTCCAGCAGGGCATCGCACGACGTCGACGCGCAGCGCAGGCTTTGGGCGGTCTCCGAGGAACTCACGTCGGTGGAGTCCCCAGTCACGCCCCCACTGCCACGATGA
- a CDS encoding zinc-binding alcohol dehydrogenase family protein yields the protein MATMAAIGAFATKSVDDDEALQDVIVDVPELRSRDVLVRVLAVSVNPADVKVRAGLQPSSDPSILGYDAAGIVEAVGPQVETLHVGDEVWYAGDLTRPGSNAEFQAVDERIVSRKPTSLSFADAAALPLTTITAWETLFDRFDLTKDSTGDLLVLAAAGGVGSIMIQLAKALTSVRVIATASRPESRRWAESMGADAVIDHHRLRDEALGIAPDGVDYLFSPHSKDNISDYAAIVKPFGHITAIDEPPGLDLLELKQKSIAWHWELMFTRSMFETPDMIEQQRLLARTAALVDDGTLRTTVTKTVEGFTAEDLREAHRDVETGRMTGKVVVTRSA from the coding sequence ATGGCGACAATGGCCGCGATCGGCGCATTTGCCACGAAGTCCGTCGACGACGACGAAGCCCTGCAGGACGTCATTGTCGACGTACCCGAGCTGCGTTCCCGCGACGTCCTGGTCCGTGTCCTAGCGGTCTCGGTCAACCCTGCCGACGTCAAGGTGCGCGCCGGCCTGCAGCCGTCGTCGGACCCCTCCATCCTCGGATACGACGCCGCCGGGATCGTGGAAGCCGTTGGGCCACAAGTGGAAACGTTGCACGTTGGTGACGAGGTCTGGTATGCGGGCGACCTCACCCGTCCGGGTAGCAACGCCGAGTTCCAGGCTGTCGACGAGCGCATCGTCTCGCGCAAGCCGACGTCGCTGTCGTTCGCCGACGCGGCCGCACTGCCACTGACGACGATCACCGCCTGGGAGACGCTGTTCGATCGTTTCGATTTGACGAAGGACTCGACGGGCGACTTGCTGGTGCTCGCCGCGGCGGGCGGCGTCGGCTCGATCATGATCCAGTTGGCCAAGGCGCTGACCAGCGTTCGAGTCATTGCGACGGCCAGCCGTCCGGAGTCGCGCCGATGGGCCGAGAGTATGGGCGCCGATGCCGTCATCGACCACCACCGGCTGCGCGACGAGGCACTGGGCATCGCGCCCGACGGCGTCGACTATCTGTTCTCGCCGCACTCGAAGGACAACATTTCCGACTACGCCGCGATCGTCAAACCGTTCGGCCACATCACCGCGATCGACGAGCCGCCCGGTCTGGACCTTCTCGAGCTGAAACAGAAGAGCATCGCGTGGCATTGGGAGCTGATGTTCACCCGGTCGATGTTCGAGACACCCGACATGATCGAGCAGCAGCGGCTGCTGGCCCGCACTGCCGCACTCGTCGACGACGGCACGCTGCGCACGACGGTCACCAAGACCGTCGAGGGGTTCACGGCCGAAGACCTTCGCGAGGCGCATCGCGACGTCGAGACCGGCCGGATGACCGGCAAAGTGGTCGTGACTCGGTCCGCGTAG
- a CDS encoding DEAD/DEAH box helicase translates to MRAYAAPDTQALRGWQRRALVRYLTAAPRDFLAVATPGAGKTAFALRIAGELLSERVVDQITVVVPTEHLKIQWAMAAAGVGIALDPKFSNSSAQTSSEYHGVVVTYAQVAKHPSRHRVRTENRRTLVIFDEIHHGGDAKSWGEAIREAFGDATRRLSLTGTPFRSDDSPIPFINYERGADGLLRSQADHTYGYSDALADGVVRPVVFMAYSSESRWRDSAGEEHSARLGEPLNAEQTARAWRTALNPAGEWMPAVIAAADKRLQQKRQHVPDAGGMIIASDQTAARAYAELLTRITGEVPTVVLSDDKGSSDRISAFAKGTSRWLVAVRMVSEGVDVPRLAVGVYATSASTPLFFAQVIGRFVRSRRPGETASVFLPSVPNLLLLASEMEAQRNHVLGKPDRESDGLDDDLLADAEKQKDESTELDNGFEMLGADAELDQVIFDGSSFGTATPAGSEEEADYLGIPGLLDAEQMRDLLRRRQEEQLDRRSRAAGDIDSSTASPLNFRPSKHGQLRELRRELNALVSIAHHRTGKPHGWIHNELRRICGGPPMAAATTGHLLARIEAVRTL, encoded by the coding sequence GTGCGGGCTTATGCAGCGCCCGACACCCAGGCTTTGCGGGGCTGGCAGCGTCGGGCATTGGTGCGGTATCTCACCGCTGCGCCGCGTGATTTCCTGGCGGTCGCCACACCGGGGGCGGGCAAGACGGCGTTTGCCCTGCGGATCGCCGGAGAACTTCTTTCCGAGCGCGTCGTCGACCAGATCACCGTCGTCGTGCCGACCGAGCACCTCAAGATTCAGTGGGCGATGGCCGCCGCCGGTGTCGGCATCGCGCTCGACCCGAAGTTCTCCAACTCCTCAGCACAGACGTCGTCGGAGTACCACGGTGTCGTCGTCACCTACGCCCAGGTCGCCAAGCATCCGTCGCGCCATCGCGTACGAACCGAGAATCGCCGCACACTCGTCATATTCGACGAGATCCACCACGGCGGCGACGCGAAGAGTTGGGGTGAGGCGATCCGCGAGGCGTTCGGCGACGCCACGCGACGGCTGTCGCTGACCGGCACGCCGTTCCGCAGCGACGACAGCCCGATCCCCTTCATCAACTACGAGCGCGGCGCCGACGGCCTGTTGCGCTCGCAGGCCGACCACACCTACGGCTACAGCGACGCGTTGGCTGACGGAGTCGTCCGCCCCGTGGTTTTCATGGCCTACTCGAGTGAGTCGCGATGGCGCGACAGCGCCGGCGAAGAGCACTCGGCGCGCCTCGGCGAGCCGCTCAACGCGGAGCAGACGGCGCGGGCCTGGCGCACCGCACTCAACCCCGCCGGTGAGTGGATGCCCGCCGTGATCGCGGCCGCCGACAAACGCCTACAGCAGAAGCGTCAGCACGTGCCCGACGCCGGCGGCATGATCATCGCCTCCGACCAAACGGCGGCGCGGGCGTACGCCGAACTCCTGACCCGGATCACCGGTGAGGTACCCACGGTCGTGCTGTCGGACGACAAGGGTTCTTCCGACCGCATCTCCGCCTTCGCAAAGGGCACCAGCCGCTGGTTGGTCGCGGTGCGGATGGTGTCCGAGGGCGTGGACGTACCACGGCTGGCGGTCGGGGTCTATGCGACGAGCGCGTCGACGCCGCTGTTCTTCGCGCAGGTGATCGGTCGGTTCGTCCGGTCACGTCGGCCCGGCGAGACAGCCAGCGTCTTCCTTCCCTCGGTGCCCAACCTGTTGCTCCTCGCCAGCGAGATGGAGGCGCAGCGCAATCACGTGCTCGGCAAGCCGGACCGCGAGTCGGATGGCCTCGACGACGATCTGCTCGCAGACGCCGAGAAGCAGAAAGACGAGTCCACCGAACTGGACAACGGCTTCGAGATGCTGGGCGCCGACGCGGAGCTCGATCAGGTGATCTTCGATGGGTCCTCATTCGGCACGGCGACGCCGGCCGGCAGTGAGGAGGAGGCCGACTATCTCGGCATCCCCGGCCTGCTCGACGCCGAACAGATGCGCGATCTGTTGCGGCGCCGGCAGGAGGAGCAGCTCGACCGCCGGAGCCGCGCAGCCGGCGACATTGATTCGAGCACGGCTTCTCCTCTGAATTTCCGCCCCTCGAAGCACGGACAGTTGCGCGAGCTTCGCCGCGAACTCAACGCACTGGTATCGATCGCGCACCACCGCACCGGGAAGCCGCACGGGTGGATCCACAACGAGTTGCGCAGAATCTGTGGCGGCCCGCCGATGGCGGCGGCGACGACCGGCCATCTGCTCGCCCGTATCGAGGCGGTCCGCACCCTCTGA
- a CDS encoding cupin domain-containing protein has translation MSLWDPRNVPPYPPARYTKDEPEVSARLRPGTDPPDYEFGLVKYHYLANQESTDGDYGLYRVDIAPNGGGPGPHFHRTMSEAFFVLSGTVRLYDGTDWIDGHPNDFLYVPPGGIHGFRNEADASVSLLMLFAPGAPREAYFEGFAHLADLSDEERAEWFIKNDNHSVE, from the coding sequence ATGTCACTCTGGGATCCGCGAAACGTGCCCCCGTATCCGCCGGCCCGCTACACCAAAGACGAACCGGAGGTCAGTGCCCGCCTGAGGCCCGGCACTGACCCGCCGGACTACGAATTCGGCCTCGTGAAGTACCACTATCTGGCCAACCAAGAATCCACCGACGGCGATTACGGCCTGTACCGCGTCGACATCGCCCCCAACGGCGGCGGGCCGGGCCCGCACTTCCACCGCACCATGTCGGAGGCCTTCTTCGTCCTGTCGGGGACCGTGAGGCTCTACGATGGCACCGACTGGATCGACGGCCATCCGAACGACTTTCTCTACGTGCCACCGGGCGGCATCCACGGCTTCCGCAACGAGGCCGACGCGTCCGTCTCGCTGCTGATGCTGTTTGCTCCCGGCGCACCCAGAGAGGCCTACTTCGAGGGCTTCGCGCACCTGGCCGACCTGTCCGACGAGGAGCGCGCCGAGTGGTTCATCAAGAACGACAACCACTCCGTCGAATGA